A region of Papilio machaon chromosome 14, ilPapMach1.1, whole genome shotgun sequence DNA encodes the following proteins:
- the LOC123721655 gene encoding uncharacterized protein LOC123721655, which translates to MTIELWAAGLADAKYGARTIEAIRSRLSDWCGRRHGALNYKLSQVLTGHGCFGRYLCRIRREETTSCHECGADEDTAQHTLQVCTAWSEERRTLVAAIGDDLSLPGVICAMLGSEGSWEAVSSFCEI; encoded by the coding sequence ATGACCATAGAGCTGTGGGCTGCTGGCCTAGCGGACGCCAAATACGGCGcccgcaccatagaggccatacgctCACGGCTCTCGGACTGGTGTGGGAGGCGCCACGGCGCATTGAATTACAAACTTTCACAGGTGCTGACAGGACACGGGTGCTTCGGGCGGTACCTGTGCCGTATAAGAAGAGAGGAGACGACGtcgtgccacgagtgcggcgctgATGAGGACACCGCGCAACACACCCTTCAGGTATGTACAGCGTGGtccgaagagcgccgcactctgGTAGCGGCGATCGGTGATGACCTCTCACTCCCAGGCGTAATTTGCGCCATGCTGGGCAGTGAGGGGTCATGGGAGGcggtttcctccttctgcgaaatt